A DNA window from Callospermophilus lateralis isolate mCalLat2 chromosome X, mCalLat2.hap1, whole genome shotgun sequence contains the following coding sequences:
- the Awat1 gene encoding acyl-CoA wax alcohol acyltransferase 1, with protein MPCSKQPNHFQSLSLLHWPLSYLAIFWILQPLFIYLLFTSLWPLPAFYFVWLFLDWKTPEQGGRRSAWVRNWCVWTHIRDYFPITILKTKDLPPQHNYLMGVHPHGLLTFGAFCNFCTEATGFSKTFPGITPHLATLSWFFKIPLVRDYLMAKGVCSVSQPAIDYLLSHGTGNLVGIVVGGVGEALQSVPNTTTLILQKRKGFVRTALQHGAHLVPTFTFGETEVYDQVVFHQDSRMYKFQSFFRRIFGFYFCVFYGQGFRQGSLGLLPYSRPIVTVVGEPLPLPQIEKPSQEIVDKYHTLYMDALHKLFDQHKTQYGCSDGQKLLFL; from the exons ATGCCTTGTTCTAAGCAGCCTAATCACTTCCAGAGTCTGAGTCTTCTGCACTGGCCCTTGAGCTACCTTGCCATCT TTTGGATCTTGCAGCCATTGTTCATTTACCTGCTGTTTACATCCTTGTGGCCACTGCCAGCATTTTACTTTGTTTGGTTGTTCTTGGACTGGAAGACCCCAGAGCAAG GTGGCAGGCGTTCAGCCTGGGTAAGGAACTGGTGTGTCTGGACTCACATCAGGGACTATTTCCCCATTACA ATCCTGAAGACTAAAGACCTGCCACCCCAGCACAACTACCTCATGGGGGTTCACCCTCATGGTCTCCTGACCTTCGGTGCCTTCTGTAACTTCTGCACAGAGGCCACAGGCTTCTCGAAGACCTTCCCGGGCATCACTCCTCATTTGGCCACGCTGTCCTGGTTTTTCAAGATCCCCCTTGTCAGGGATTATCTCATGGCCAAAG GTGTGTGCTCTGTGAGCCAGCCAGCCATCGACTACTTGCTGAGCCATGGCACTGGCAACCTCGTGGGCATTGTAGTGGGAGGAGTGGGAGAGGCCCTGCAAAGTGTGCCAAACACCACCACTCTCATCCTCCAGAAGCGCAAGGGGTTTGTGCGTACAGCCCTCCAGCATGG GGCTCATCTGGTCCCAACCTTCACATTTGGAGAAACTGAGGTGTATGACCAGGTGGTATTCCATCAGGACAGCAGGATGTACAAATTCCAGAGCTTCTTCCGTCGTATCTTTGGTTTctatttttgtgtcttctatggacAAGGCTTCCGTCAAGGCTCCCTTGGGCTCCTACCATACAGCCGGCCTATTGTCACAGTGG TTGGTGAGCCTCTGCCACTTCCCCAAATTGAAAAGCCAAGCCAGGAGATAGTGGACAAATACCACACACTCTATATGGATGCACTGCACAAACTTTTTGACCAGCATAAGACCCAATATGGCTGCTCAGATGGACAGAAGCTGCTTTTCTTGTAA